TCGGTCGTCTTTCGCGAAAAATGCAGCAATGCATCCGGTCCACCTTGCTGCTGCACGTACAACTGAAAGCGCCCTTCGTACATCTCCGCCAGCATCCGAAACAAACCAATAAAGTTCGACTTCCCCGCGCCATTGGCGCCAATCAACACGTTGAGATTGCGCAACTCGAAGTCACGCAACTCACGTATCGATTTGAAACCCGCAATTGTCAGTTTGGTGACGCCAGCCATCGATCGATCCCCGTCCAGGTACGCGCCGCGATCAAGCCGTTTCGGTATCGGTTTCCCGATAGTTTGCCCACACCCGCGGCTTCACACCAGCCAACTGCTGAGCAATCGCCGCAATATGCTCCGGCGTCGTGCCGCAACATCCGCCGGCGATATTCACGAGGCCCGCCTGCGCGAACTCCTTCAGCAATCCCGAGGTATCCGCCGGCAATTCGTCGAAGCCCGTATCGCTCATCGGATTCGGCAAACCGGCGTTCGGATAGCACGACACATAGGTGTCGCACAGCTTCGCCAGTTCGGCGACGTACGGTCGCATCAGCGCCGCGCCCAACGCGCAGTTCAAACCGAAAGTGAGCGGTTTGGCGTGACGCAGCGAGTTCCAGAAGGCCTCGACGGTTTGTCCCGAGAGAATCCGGCCCGATGCATCGGTAACGGTGCCCGAGATCATGATCGGCAGGCGCTCGCCGGTGTCTTCGAACAGCTCGTCCAGCGCGAACAGCGCGGCCTTGGCATTGAGCGTGTCGAAGATCGTTTCGACGAGGAACAGATCGCAGCCGCCATCGAGCAAGGCCTTCGCCTGCTCGTAGTACGCCGCGCGCAGTTCGTCGAACGTCACGTTGCGCGCACCCGGATCGTTCACGTCTGGAGAAATGCTGGCCGTCTTCGGCGTCGGTCCGATCGCGCCGGCGACAAAGCGCGGCTTGTCGGGCGTCGAATATTTATCGCAGGCGGCGCGCGCGAGCTTCGCCGATTCGAGATTCATCTCGATGGCGAGGTCTTCCATGCCGTAGTCGGCCTGCGCAACCGTGGTGGCGCCGAACGTGTTGGTCTCGATGATATCCGCGCCCGCCGCGAGATACTGCTCGTGAATCTCGCCGATGATCTGCGGCTGTGTGATTGACAGCAGTTCGTTGTTGCCCTTGATGTCGCGCCCGTAGTCCTTGAAGCGCTCGCCACGATAGCGGGCTTCGTCGAGCTTGTAGCGCTGGATCATCGTGCCCATCGCGCCGTCCAGAATCAGGATGCGCGACTTGAGCAGCGCGGGCAGCACAGTACCGCGCGTGTAAGCGGCGTCGGGACGGACTGGCGTGGCGGATTGAGCAGGCTGGTTCATGGCGGACGAGGGCTTGCGCCGACTTTTTCGGGAAACCTGTCATTGTAGCCGCAGTGGGGCGGTTCCGCCGGGCAGGGGCCGGGTGGGTGCGCGCGTGTGTCAGGCCGCGGCGGCTGCGGTTGCAACGGAATCAAAACGGTGGAAAACAAAACGGCCCAGTCAGGTGAAAGCCTGCTGGGCCGCGTTACGACTGCTGACCGCCTTATAAAGGCCGCCGGCTATGCCGGACGGCGCGGTCAATGGTTGTCGCCAAACCGTTACGTCAATCCCTTCAGCTAGTGAAGAATCACCGGTTGATGCATCAGGCTGTCGAACTGTCCGAGGAATTCGTCGACCTCGTCCAGTGACGGCTCCTCTTCAATCAGCTTTTGCACATGCTCGCGGAAACGCGCCGCCATTGCACCGTCTATGTAGATTTCGCGCTGCAAGTTCTTGTCGACGATCTCGTAGCCTCCCGATTTCATGGCCAGCGGGCCTTCCTGCGGCGGAAACTCGACGACACAATAGTTGGGGCTGTTATAGATCATTTGCATGGCGACACTCCTTATTTCCGTTGGCTCCAGGCCATTCCTGCGCCATAGATGGAGCTTGTGGTGTGGAATTCAAGGGGTGGGTCCGGATTGACGCTTGTAAAGTTCCGAACCTACCGGTTAGACCGGCCTTTCAAGAAACGTTTCAAGCAGTGCAGCAAAACGGTGAGATTGTTCGATGGGCGCGAGATGAGCGGCATCGAGCAGTTCGAACTGTGCGCCTTGGATGGCGTCTGCGATTGCCTGCGTTGCAGCAGGGGGCGTGCCCGTATCGTGACGACCCGCTACGGACAAGGTTGGACGACGTATTGTTCCCAGCTTACTGCGTACGTCGAAATCGCGCAGCGCTTCGCACGCCATGGCGTAGCCTTCTGGCAACGTATGCGTCAGCACGTCGCGGATCTGTTCGGCGGCTTCGGGATGCGCGGCCTGAAAATCGGGCGTCAGCCAGCGGCTCATGGTCGCGGGTATCAGGGGCGCCATACCTTCCGCGCGTGCCGTCGCCGCGCGTTGATCCCACAGCGCACGGCCGTCGGGCAGCGTGCCGCCCGTGGTGTCGGCAACGGTCAGTGTGTCGACGCGCGACGGGTGGTCCAGCGTGAATTGTTGCGCGATCATGCCGCCCATCGACATGCCGACAAGATGCGTAGTGGGTGCGCCGAGCGCATCGAGCAGCGCGGCGAGATCGCGCGACAGATCGGCAATGCCGAAGGGCTCGCTCGATACCGCGGTCTTGCCGTGGCCGCGCAGGTCGTAGCGCAGCACGGTGTAGTTGTCGCGGAAGTAGCCGGCGAGCTGGTCCCACACAGACAGATCGCCGCCGAGCTGGTGAACGAACGTCAGCCACGGGCCGCCGCCCTCATTGCTCAGGACATAGCGCGTCTCGATGCCGTTGATTTTCACTTGCATGCGGGCTCCTTGAAGGGGTACGCAGTGGAAAGAGCCGTTGGCGCGCTGCTCCCGCCTTCACTATAACGTGGCGGCCGCGCGAACGGTTGTCGCTCAATGTGCGAGTGAGCGCCAGCGCGGAAGTTTCAACGATCTGTTCGAGACCCTGCTCGGATTCAGGGCTTTTCGGGCGGGTTGCCAGGAAGGGTCGAATTGTCCGATGAAGAGGGGGCGGCTTGAGGCGCCATGTCGGGGGCGTTAGCGGGCGGCTGGGTTGCCGAATTGTCAGGCGAAGTCATGCCGCCGCCATGGCTACTAGCGCCATCGGTGCTGCTGGTGCCATCTGCATTGAGCTTGCCGCGCCACACCAGTTCGAATTGCGTGCCGTTCGGCTCGGTTTGCATGATTCGCGCGGGCAACCAGCCGAGCGACGGCGCGAGCCATACGTCAATGCGGCGTAGATCGCCGTCATGACGAGGCAATCGTTTGAAGTGGCGTGTCTCGAGGTAACCCTGCGCGGTGCGGATGGTCTCGTCGCCGATCGTCTCCACTGGCCAGTTCTCGCCGCTATCGTTATCGACGACGAAGAATTGCCGCGTCACCCCCGGCTTGTATGCGGCCGGGTCGCCGCGCACGAGGCTGGCAAGCTGCATCACCATGCTGAAACGGTCTTGCGCGCCGTCGGGCAGTGGCAGCGTGGCCGGGGTGCGCGTGAAGGCGATCTGTTTGTCGGTGCGATTGAAGATCGCCACGTCTTCCGGGCGCCGGCCGCGTTTTTCGATGTACTGGTCCGGCGCGAGGCCAAATGCGTCGATCCGGCCGTGGCTCGAATACACGAACGTGCCGACGAACGGCAACGGCACGGAGACAATCATCTCGTAGCTTTGTGCGTTGCTAGCCCAGTGGATTGTGCCGGGCTGGTTGCGCACGCCGTTATAGAACGTGTCGTACTGCAGTTCTCCGGATGGCGGAACGGAGAATTTCACGCCCGCCGCGGCTTTGGGTGCGCTGGCGGCGGCAGGGGCGCTGGCTGTACCGGCGGTGGTCGCACCCGCATTGGCGTTGGCATGAGTACCGGGGGCACTCGCTGCGGCCGATGCGCTTGCCGCGGCATCCGATGCGGCGGTGACCGCGGTTGCCTGCTTTGCCGGTTGCGTCGCCGTCAGCACGTGTTCGCGCGGCTTGCTCGCGGCGGCCTTGTGCGCCGGAGCAGGCGCCGCAGCCGGCTGCGCGTCGGCGGGTTTGCGCTCGATACGTTCGGGTGTCAGCAGTGCGACCTGCACAGGGATATGCTGGTTATCCGATGGATTCAGCGTCGCGCGGTTGCGCTCGACCCATTGCGCCGCGATCCAGTGCAGGACGGCCACCACCAACAGAACCGCAAGCCATCGCCATACCCGCAAACCGGCGCGCGGCGTGCGATCCGATCGGCGGGTGGCAGAAGGTGAAGACATCGGCGAATGAATTCGAACGGGCGGACGGTAAAGGGATGGGCGGGGACACGTCCAGCGGTCCTGCGCGAGGGCAACGGTGAAAGCCTTCAGGCCCGGACACTGAACGGGCACCGAACGAGTTCGACCGCCCACCGGCGAACGGTGTTCCTGAGCTCAGCGTCAGCGTGGCGTCGCACTATACCCGAGCTCGTACGAGAGCTTCTGTGCACAATCGCGTAGCGCCGTATCGATCTCGCCGCCCCAGCGGATATCGAACGCACCTTCGTGACCGAGCGCGATCAGGCCGAGCGCAAGATCGCCGGTCGAGTCGAATACCGGCATGCAGAACGCGTGGATTGTCGGCAGCAACATGCCCTCAACACGCGCCGCTTCGTGCTGCCGCACTTCAGCCAGCAGCCGCTCCACCTCTTCCGGCGTGCGCGGGCCGCCCATATGCGACGAGCGGCGCGAATCGGCCAGTTCGCGCTCGATCATCGCGGCGGTTTTGCTCGGCGGCAGATAGGCGGCAAACAGCAGACCGGTGGCGGAACTGAGCAGCGGCATCACGTCGCCGAGCTTGAGCGACGCCTTGGCCGGATGGCTCGATTCCATCCAGTGGACCATCGTCGGTCCTTGGTTGCCCCACACCGCGATGCCGACTGTCAGGTCGAGCCGGTCGCGCAGTTCAGCGAGCGCAATGCGCGCGAGCTTCACGCCGTCGACGCGTGCAAGCCGCGCGAGCCCCAATTGCAATGCGAAGCCGCCCAGTTCGTAACGGCCCGACAGCGGATCTTGCGCCACCACGCCGAGGCG
The sequence above is drawn from the Paraburkholderia sp. BL23I1N1 genome and encodes:
- a CDS encoding homocysteine S-methyltransferase family protein; translation: MNQPAQSATPVRPDAAYTRGTVLPALLKSRILILDGAMGTMIQRYKLDEARYRGERFKDYGRDIKGNNELLSITQPQIIGEIHEQYLAAGADIIETNTFGATTVAQADYGMEDLAIEMNLESAKLARAACDKYSTPDKPRFVAGAIGPTPKTASISPDVNDPGARNVTFDELRAAYYEQAKALLDGGCDLFLVETIFDTLNAKAALFALDELFEDTGERLPIMISGTVTDASGRILSGQTVEAFWNSLRHAKPLTFGLNCALGAALMRPYVAELAKLCDTYVSCYPNAGLPNPMSDTGFDELPADTSGLLKEFAQAGLVNIAGGCCGTTPEHIAAIAQQLAGVKPRVWANYRETDTETA
- a CDS encoding DUF3108 domain-containing protein; the encoded protein is MSSPSATRRSDRTPRAGLRVWRWLAVLLVVAVLHWIAAQWVERNRATLNPSDNQHIPVQVALLTPERIERKPADAQPAAAPAPAHKAAASKPREHVLTATQPAKQATAVTAASDAAASASAAASAPGTHANANAGATTAGTASAPAAASAPKAAAGVKFSVPPSGELQYDTFYNGVRNQPGTIHWASNAQSYEMIVSVPLPFVGTFVYSSHGRIDAFGLAPDQYIEKRGRRPEDVAIFNRTDKQIAFTRTPATLPLPDGAQDRFSMVMQLASLVRGDPAAYKPGVTRQFFVVDNDSGENWPVETIGDETIRTAQGYLETRHFKRLPRHDGDLRRIDVWLAPSLGWLPARIMQTEPNGTQFELVWRGKLNADGTSSTDGASSHGGGMTSPDNSATQPPANAPDMAPQAAPSSSDNSTLPGNPPEKP
- a CDS encoding alpha/beta fold hydrolase — encoded protein: MQVKINGIETRYVLSNEGGGPWLTFVHQLGGDLSVWDQLAGYFRDNYTVLRYDLRGHGKTAVSSEPFGIADLSRDLAALLDALGAPTTHLVGMSMGGMIAQQFTLDHPSRVDTLTVADTTGGTLPDGRALWDQRAATARAEGMAPLIPATMSRWLTPDFQAAHPEAAEQIRDVLTHTLPEGYAMACEALRDFDVRSKLGTIRRPTLSVAGRHDTGTPPAATQAIADAIQGAQFELLDAAHLAPIEQSHRFAALLETFLERPV
- a CDS encoding IclR family transcriptional regulator: MSPTARTDTDSAEPSEPHEAPESDDESVETGEEKLRSGIQSIEVGFRLLDVLTHEPRAMMLRDLAQRAGMSPAKAHRYLVSFLRLGVVAQDPLSGRYELGGFALQLGLARLARVDGVKLARIALAELRDRLDLTVGIAVWGNQGPTMVHWMESSHPAKASLKLGDVMPLLSSATGLLFAAYLPPSKTAAMIERELADSRRSSHMGGPRTPEEVERLLAEVRQHEAARVEGMLLPTIHAFCMPVFDSTGDLALGLIALGHEGAFDIRWGGEIDTALRDCAQKLSYELGYSATPR
- a CDS encoding DUF3567 domain-containing protein translates to MQMIYNSPNYCVVEFPPQEGPLAMKSGGYEIVDKNLQREIYIDGAMAARFREHVQKLIEEEPSLDEVDEFLGQFDSLMHQPVILH